A genomic region of Aspergillus oryzae RIB40 DNA, chromosome 1 contains the following coding sequences:
- a CDS encoding uncharacterized protein (predicted protein), translated as MTSQTPQSATTIYLDQPPSCLQTCPASPNHIVIGTYLLTETKDEANDTVKQSKTGSVQLWRLDPETHTLTQIQKIPLPTAVFDLHFHPSKPTLFAITTSSGSVSLFRLTTPSGQDPEILPLWNKPVHDDPSIPALFLAWTPASWLNGAHADGFAVTFSDGRTRVFGSPDGISGEADGVSDVGADALVEVGCFAVREMIEVWFVALAEFPTSGDGGERFLFTGDDFGGVHTRQFQSYSDSGLDDGDEGEGELLSSVLLDYDDRARHHTAGVTAILPLPVELEGGAPLLLTGSYDEYLRVYHATRRGGVLAEVCLGGGVWRLQLLKTEHCVLSGGDEWRFLVLASCMHAGTRVVRVTRTLGENAGWDIEALAEFTEHQSMNYASDVWKPEGGYDLQGKEVSELLCISSSFYDRRLCLWRVSV; from the exons ATGACCTCCCAAACCCCTCAATCAGCGACCACAATTTACCTGGATCAACCCCCAAGCTGTCTGCAAACGTGTCCGGCATCCCCCAACCACATCGTTATAGGCACATACCTCCTCACCGAGACAAAAGATGAAGCGAACGATACAGTTAAACAGAGTAAAACAGGCAGTGTCCAGCTCTGGCGTTTAGACCCGGAAACGCATACTCT aacaCAAATCCAAAAAATCCCCCTCCCCACCGCAGTCTTCGACCTCCACTTCCACCCCTCCAAACCCACTCTATTCGCCATAACCACCAGCTCGGGCTCGGTATCACTCTTCCGACTCACCACGCCCTCGGGACAAGATCCCGAGATCCTCCCGCTCTGGAACAAACCCGTCCACGACGACCCGAGCATCCCGGCCTTATTCCTCGCCTGGACGCCTGCGTCTTGGTTGAATGGTGCTCATGCGGATGGGTTCGCGGTCACTTTCTCGGATGGTCGGACCCGGGTTTTCGGCTCTCCTGATGGTATCTCGGGTGAAGCCGATGGTGTATCTGATGTCGGTGCCGATGCGCTTGTGGAGGTGGGGTGTTTTGCTGTGAGGGAGATGATtgaggtttggtttgttgCTTTGGCGGAGTTTCCTACCTCTGGggatggaggggagagaTTCTTGTTTACCGGGGATGATTTTGGGGGCGTGCATACCCGGCAGTTTCAGAGTTATTCTGATTCTGGtctagatgatggtgatgagggtGAAGGGGAGTTGCTGTCATCAGTGTTGTTGGATTATGATGATCGGGCGCGTCATCATACTGCTGGTGTTACGGCTATTTTACCTCTCCCGGTGGAATTAGAGGGTGGAGCGCCGTTGCTGCTTACGGGGAGTTATGATGAGTATTTACGGGTTTATCATGCTACGCGGAGGGGTGGTGTTCTTGCGGAAGTGTGTCTTGGGGGTGGCGTTTGGCGGTTGCAGTTGCTAAAGACGGAGCATTGTGTCCTGTCTGGGGGTGATGAGTGGAGGTTCCTTGTGCTGGCGAGTTGTATGCATGCTGGTACGAGGGTGGTCAGGGTTACGCGGACGCTTGGGGAGAATGCCGGGTGGGATATTGAGGCGTTGGCTGAGTTTACGGAGCATCAGAGTATGAATTATGCGTCTGATGTGTGGAAACCAGAGGGCGGGTATGATCTGCAGGGGAAGGAAGTGTCCGAACTGCTCTGTATATCGAGTAGTTTCTACGACCGGAGACTCTGCTTGTGGCGGGTCAGTGTATAA
- a CDS encoding OB fold domain-containing protein (predicted protein), translated as MANSEEQIALQLLSTKSLPVSAAWLNNFVASTAHQRNVPLSALAQTALFRILASDFRDSLSTRTPSSLLPVDIFDPTVQERQLQGSIPVQVLDIEDIGTGLWSQVEAIERVERGEAIRGREIVRTINVDEDPEQSAEGTGGNTASAQPETGNSNGPHRLVVQDAAGTKAVAIELKRVNGIALGKLPIGAKLVLRNATVARGMVLLTPESVTLLGGKIDSLDQTWKEGRKERLVARITEMQGQQ; from the coding sequence ATGGCCAACTCAGAAGAACAAATCGCCCTCCAGCTTCTGAGCACCAAGTCACTCCCGGTCTCAGCAGCATGGCTCAATAACTTCGTTGCCTCAACCGCGCACCAGCGCAACGTGCCTCTCTCGGCCTTGGCCCAAACTGCGTTATTCCGCATCCTCGCCTCGGATTTCAGAGATTCTCTCTCCACACGAACACCATCGTCACTCCTGCCCGTCGACATCTTCGATCCCACCGTACAAGAAAGGCAACTCCAAGGCTCGATCCCTGTCCAAGTCCTCGATATCGAAGACATCGGCACAGGTCTTTGGAGCCAAGTAGAAGCCATTGAGCGCGTGGAACGTGGAGAGGCGATTCGAGGACGGGAGATAGTGCGGACGATTAACGTGGACGAAGACCCGGAGCAGAGTGCGGAGGGAACCGGTGGTAATACTGCTTCTGCGCAGCCAGAGACTGGAAATAGCAATGGCCCGCACCGGTTGGTCGTTCAGGATGCGGCGGGGACGAAAGCGGTTGCTATCGAGTTGAAGCGTGTTAACGGCATTGCGCTAGGGAAACTGCCCATTGGGGCTAAACTAGTGTTGCGCAATGCGACGGTGGCGCGTGGGATGGTGTTGTTGACACCTGAATCTGTGACGCTTCTTGGGGGAAAGATTGATTCCTTGGACCAGAcgtggaaagagggaaggaaggagagattGGTAGCAAGAATCACGGAAATGCAGGGACAGCAGTAG
- a CDS encoding SKI complex subunit tetratricopeptide repeat protein SKI3 (TPR repeat-containing protein): MSSKAALKAVRTALDSKDFELAAEKAKALVQQEPQNYHANVFLGLALDKLNKTKDAENAYLAATRAKENDKIAWQGLISLYEKQGNSRLDSYREAVIKLCQILGEANDSRRCEEIVDKYIKFTKKNGTRSQCRKALELHLPSSPIYDILEGFIPHPAHTYLRLIEMTEAEEKEFINREIGERRTRLGARIEQVTLEVKREAFRRSELEQLYRGIVDWSHDDEVRRTYEEKIIERGCDVLAVLPTNEKKAKREEVWAAARDMVIIKHPFELAWRIYLEWQDIQNFSEWDRNFLEEFIEFFPEAGLTKVLKGFLASNLSPFPKKPKDSKEKDKDTKAKEQEAEDENDETNELGVQDSVLLMVEGLEMSGSSIVAHRILGEFYLTLEEYESVVDVSRKGLRNIQDLVKTTGMKLQKTTDCMNIALANALIYYQSPRNHPEAKIIFEEILKRNPKSTSCLLGIGLILKVDEDYTEAVNFLERALERDPSNLKVRAELSWSKALTGDLTSGLHGLQDVLEELQNSDLENRDFKSETFYRIGYCQWELDPSPGARKDRNGAYANFLASIQTNINYAPAYTSLGLFYADYKRDKGRARRCFHKAFELSPSEIEAAERLAKAFADQKEWDLVEAVSQRVVDSGKAKPAPGSKRRGYSWPYAALGTVQINKQQYAKSIVSFQAALRLSPGDYHSWVGLGESYHHSGRYIAATKAFEHAQQLEDSLSNSDKEQVWFARYMLANVKRELGEYDDAIARYEDVLSIHPNEIGVSIALLHTLTESSWKSLDLGLFNDCIGLARKAILVATSLALERVDIFNLWKGVGDACSVFSYVKSKTARAPLNEVQKLLSTQLESAVFDILTDVDDVGQDRLSELKNTDDEACSPSDKCMYASILAYKRAIHVSAQDIHAQAVAWYNLGWSEYRAFRCMQVSTSTPGKRQSRKFLKAAIRCFKRAIELEAGNSEFWNALGVATTSMSPKVAQHAFVRSLHLNDRTAQVWTNLGALYLIHNDIQLANEAFTRAQSTDPDNSQAWIGQGFLALLFGDPREARGLFEHAFDISNSSAPLPKKQYTLSLFDHLMSDSSASNEVSALIQPFFALHQLSSQDPSDLPFVHLSSLLAERIGEISDAEASLRTLCTAVEAEYEVSESASALSRFAQANADIARVLLARHEFEEAAEKAETALMLSGEEDAEKFDPETNSKLRLSAHLTAGLAHYYLRNMDSAIDMFRDALQEADNAPEVVCLLAQVLWAKGGEEERAVARQQLFDCVENNPEHVGAVTLLGAIAILDSDQDAIEAVQSDLQSMITRDDIEIHEQTKLVKLLTAMSTLGFTDKSGVPEETRRVGEAAAAVMRSPYQPQGWMELAAASDEPYPAEMGVKRALRSVPPQGNLDAVDLSTAYAQTGKASDALRSIMIAPWKQHGWEELNHTVSATN; encoded by the exons ATGTCAAGTAAGGCAGCCCTGAAAGCGGTGCGAACAGCACTGGACTCGAAAGATTTCGAGCTTGCGgccgagaaagccaaagCTCTTGTGCAACAGGAACCTCAAAACTACCACGC GAACGTTTTTTTAGGGCTTGCGCTCGATAAACTCAACAAGACAAAAGATGCGGAGAACGCCTACCTCGCAGCAACCCGTGCGAAAGAGAATGACAAGATAGCATGGCAAGGGCTGATCAGTCTGTATGAGAAGCAAGGAAACAGCAGGCTAGACTCCTATCGCGAGGCGGTCATAAAGCTTTGCCAGATCCTTGGTGAAGC AAATGACAGTCGACGCTGCGAAGAAATCGTAGacaaatatattaaatttacaaagaaaaatggcaCACGGTCTCAATGTCGAAAGGCCCTCGAACTACATTTGCCGTCGAGTCCTATCTACGATATCCTAGAGGGTTTCATCCCGCACCCTGCGCATACATATCTTCGCCTGATAGAGAtgaccgaagccgaagaaaaagaattcatAAACAGGGAGATAGGAGAAAGGCGTACACGACTGGGTGCGCGCATTGAGCAAGTCACCTTGGAAGTGAAGAGGGAGGCCTTCAGACGTAGCGAACTCGAACAGCTGTATCGCGGAATCGTGGACTGGAGCCATGACGATGAGGTCCGGCGTACAtatgaagagaagataatAGAGCGGGGCTGCGATGTTCTCGCCGTTCTTCCGACAAACGAAAAGAAGGCGAAGCGCGAGGAGGTGTGGGCGGCAGCTCGTGACATGGTCATTATCAAGCACCCCTTCGAGCTGGCATGGAGAATCTATCTTGAATGGCAAGATATTCAAAACTTCTCAGAGTGGGATCGCAATTTCCTAGAGGAATTTATCGAATTCTTTCCAGAAGCGGGGCTTACTAAAGTCCTGAAAGGTTTCTTGGCCAGCAACCTTTCACCATTTCCAAAGAAGCCCAAAGACTCCAAGGAGAAGGACAAAGATACTAAGGCAAAGGAACAGGAGGCCGAGGATGAAAATGATGAGACCAATGAACTCGGTGTTCAAGACAGTGTTCTGCTGATGGTCGAAGGACTTGAAATGTCCGGATCCTCAATTGTTGCGCATCGCATCTTGGGTGAATTTTACTTGACCCTTGAAGAGTACGAGAGCGTTGTGGATGTTTCTCGAAAAGGACTTCGCAACATTCAAGATCTGGTCAAAACAACTGGAATGAAGCTTCAAAAGACAACCGATTGTATGAATATCGCTCTTGCAAACGCCTTGATCTACTATCAGTCGCCCCGGAACCACCCTGAGGCCAAAATTATCTTCGAAGAAATCctaaaaagaaacccaaaatcCACGAGCTGTCTACTTGGAATTGGTCTTATCCTCAAAGTAGACGAAGATTATACCGAGGCCGTCAATTTCCTGGAGCGTGCTCTGGAACGAGACCCATCGAACCTCAAGGTTCGTGCCGAGTTGTCCTGGAGCAAGGCACTGACAGGTGATCTTACATCCGGACTTCACGGGCTCCAAGATGTGCTTGAAGAACTACAAAATTCGGATCTGGAAAATAGAGATTTTAAATCGGAAACTTTTTATCGTATTGGTTATTGTCAGTGGGAGTTGGATCCATCGCCTGGCGCACGCAAGGACCGCAATGGCGCCTACGCTAATTTCCTTGCGTCAATCCAGACCAACATAAACTACGCGCCCGCTTACACTAGTCTCGGACTATTCTACGCCGATTACAAGAGGGACAAAGGTAGGGCGCGAAGATGTTTTCACAAAGCCTTTGAGCTGTCACCATCCGAGATTGAAGCAGCTGAACGGCTCGCAAAGGCATTTGCAGATCAAAAAGAGTGGGATCTTGTTGAAGCTGTGTCACAGCGTGTTGTGGACTCCGGAAAAGCTAAACCTGCACCGGGCTCGAAACGACGGGGTTACAGCTGGCCGTATGCTGCTTTGGGCACTGTCCAGATCAACAAGCAACAATATGCGAAGAGTATCGTCTCCTTCCAGGCAGCTTTGCGACTGTCACCGGGCGACTATCATTCATGGGTCGGCCTAGGAGAGAGCTACCACCATTCTGGCCGTTACATTGCCGCTACGAAAGCCTTCGAGCATGCCCAACAGTTGGAGGactccctctccaactcAGATAAGGAACAAGTCTGGTTCGCACGGTACATGCTGGCGAATGTCAAGCGGGAGCTTGGAGAATACGACGATGCTATTGCGAGATACGAGGATGTTCTAAGTATCCATCCGAATGAAATCGGCGTGTCTATTGCACTACTCCATACACTCACGGAAAGCTCTTGGAAGAGCCTTGATCTGGGTCTTTTTAACGACTGCATTGGACTGGCCCGTAAAGCGATTCTGGTAGCAACATCCCTAGCCCTGGAAAGAGTCGACATCTTCAATCTATGGAAGGGTGTAGGAGATGCATGCTCAGTCTTCTCCTATGTCAAGTCGAAGACTGCAAGAGCCCCATTAAACGAAGTACAGAAACTACTCTCTACCCAGCTTGAGTCTGCAGTTTTCGACATCCTTACAGATGTGGATGACGTCGGACAAGATCGTCTCTCGGAATTGAAAAATACAGATGATGAGGCCTGCAGCCCATCAGATAAATGTATGTACGCCTCGATTCTGGCATACAAGCGCGCCATCCATGTGTCAGCACAGGACATTCATGCTCAGGCGGTTGCTTGGTACAATCTTGGTTGGTCCGAATACAGGGCGTTCAGATGTATGCAAGTGTCTACGAGCACACCAGGCAAGAGGCAGTCGCGGAAATTTTTGAAGGCGGCAATCCGATGCTTCAAACGGGCCATTGAGCTAGAGGCTGGGAACTCTGAATTCTGGAACGCCCTTGGTGTAGCGACTACAAGTATGAGCCCGAAGGTAGCACAGCATGCCTTTGTCAGAAGTCTCCATCTTAACGACAGAACTGCGCAAGTTTGGACCAACCTGGGGGCACTTTACCTGATCCACAATGACATCCAGCTTGCAAATGAAGCCTTTACTCGTGCGCAATCTACAGATCCAGACAATTCCCAAGCCTGGATTGGACAAggcttccttgcccttctaTTTGGTGACCCGCGGGAAGCCAGGGGTCTGTTTGAGCACGCCTTTGATATCTCCAACTCGTCAGCCCCATTGCCTAAGAAGCAGTACACGTTAAGCTTGTTCGATCATCTTATGTCAGACTCTTCGGCTTCGAACGAGGTTTCAGCGCTGATTCAACCGTTCTTTGCACTTCACCAGCTCTCTTCGCAGGACCCATCCGATTTACCCTTCGTGCATCTATCCTCTCTTTTGGCTGAGAGAATTGGCGAAATATCAGACGCAGAAGCCAGTCTACGGACCCTCTGTACCGCTGTAGAGGCAGAATACGAGGTGTCCGAGTCAGCGTCGGCCCTCTCTCGATTCGCCCAGGCAAACGCGGATATTGCTCGTGTACTCCTTGCACGTCATGAATTCGAGGAAGCTGCTGAAAAGGCAGAGACAGCGCTCATGCTAtcaggggaagaagatgccgagaAGTTCGATCCTGAAACGAACAGCAAGCTTCGCTTGTCAGCCCACTTGACAGCGGGCCTGGCGCATTATTATCTACGGAACATGGACAGTGCGATTGATATGTTCCGTGACGCTCTCCAGGAAGCGGACAACGCGCCTGAAGTGGTATGTCTTCTCGCACAAGTGCTATGGGCTAAAGGTGGCGAGGAGGAACGGGCCGTGGCTCGCCAACAGCTATTTGACTGTGTTGAGAACAACCCCGAACATGTCGGGGCTGTCACCTTACTGGGTGCCATTGCGATCCTTGATTCCGACCAGGACGCCATTGAGGCCGTCCAATCTGACTTGCAGAGCATGATCACGAGAGACGATATTGAGATTCACGAACAGACTAAGTTGGTCAAGCTTTTAACAGCCATGTCTACCTTAGGATTCACCGATAAGTCTGGGGTTCCCGAGGAGACAAGACGTGTTGGggaagctgcggcagccGTGATGAGATCACCTTATCAGCCTCAAGGTTGGATGGAATTAGCAGCAGCCTCCGATGAACCCTATCCCGCGGAGATGGGCGTCAAGAGAGCTTTGCGTAGCGTTCCACCCCAGGGCAACCTTGACGCAGTTGACCTGTCTACCGCATATGCACAAACCGGAAAGGCGAGTGATGCGCTCCGGTCGATTATGATTGCACCATGGAAACAGCATGGGTGGGAAGAACTAAATCACACGGTGTCTGCAACAAACTAA
- a CDS encoding uncharacterized protein (predicted protein): MSTISSPRPSITSSRAHSPTPASSRRPSLDTLNTNVGPGLSASSTPSTARAVSPSLHPRRNRAALRDYYNLKPSAAETPGTRRSRSIPRPTDAADTSNPSVVQTGTELDSPDFDAQRYVNHLLATSSLSTVLKAENTLVGDIKTLDSERKALVYDNYSKLIRAVETIGKMRQSMDDRGAPLTMTKTLGPAIAFVAETAGGLIQEGEEQRRRMKEAKASDEVERKKAEKETVRWVLGTPARLEKLVADGSREEAEKDWEEVRELLKKWEGVKGVQELRDACEKVMEKSDEAS; encoded by the coding sequence ATGtccaccatctcctcgcCCCGCCCATCAATTACCTCCTCACGCGCCCACTCGCCCACCCCAGCATCCTCCCGCCGACCATCTCTCGACACCCTCAACACAAACGTCGGTCCAGGCCTCAGCGCCAGCTCGACCCCCTCCACAGCTCGCGCCGTCTCACCTTCCCTCCACCCACGCCGCAACCGCGCCGCCCTCCGCGACTACTACAATCTCAAACCCTCGGCAGCAGAAACGCCAGGAACCAGACGATCCCGCAGCATCCCCCGACCCACAGACGCAGCAGACACCTCGAATCCTTCCGTTGTCCAGACCGGGACGGAACTCGATAGTCCCGATTTCGATGCCCAGCGCTACGTCAATCATCTCCTGGCTACGTCGTCGCTGTCGACGGTGCTGAAGGCGGAGAATACGCTCGTCGGGGATATTAAAACGCTGGATAGTGAGCGCAAGGCGCTTGTCTATGATAACTATTCGAAGTTGATTCGGGCGGTGGAGACCATTGGGAAGATGCGGCAGAGTATGGATGATCGCGGGGCACCGTTGACTATGACCAAGACCTTGGGACCGGCTATTGCTTTTGTGGCGGAGACGGCTGGGGGTTTGATTcaggagggggaggagcAGAGACGGCGAATGAAGGAGGCGAAAGCGTCAGATGAGGTGGAGcgcaagaaggctgagaaggagaCGGTGAGATGGGTGCTTGGTACGCCGGCTCGTCTGGAGAAGCTTGTTGCGGACGGCAGTCgggaggaagctgagaaagaCTGGGAGGAGGTGCGGGAGCTGCTCAAGAAGTGGGAGGGTGTGAAAGGTGTCCAGGAGCTCCGGGACGCTTGTGAGAAGGTTATGGAGAAGAGCGATGAAGCTTCCTGA
- a CDS encoding NAD-dependent succinate-semialdehyde dehydrogenase (NAD-dependent aldehyde dehydrogenases), whose product MASSFASILKDASLFVERSYVNGQWVSSNSNATFNVTNPANEAQVGVAPESTLDDLNVAIEAAADAFPTWRSVPGRQRGRILRRIADLLVENKEDIGKIITAENGKAKGDAEGEVMFAASFFEWFGEEASRIYGDIIPHSSAAGRTRVIKEPVGVCGLIVPWNFPLAMGARKVAAALAAGCTVVMKSDGLTPFASNAMAVVAERAGVPKGVFNVVTALNNTPQLGLAMCESDIIKKISFTGSTRVGKLLMKQSSSTLKKLSLELGGNAPFIVFNDADIETAITSALISKFKVTGQTCVCANRFYVQEGIYDRFAQRLVEEVSKFKVGNGLEDPSVTHGPLTNGVAKVEEHIKDAVSKGAKVLLGGNRLPALGKNYHELTILGDANDSMLVSKEETFGPVAALMKFKTEDEVVQRANNCEVGLASYLITSNLGTSHRVSERLEFGMVAINTGVISDAPAPFGGVKHSGMGREGSKYGVDDYMTIKMITTGGINTVYTRL is encoded by the exons atggcatcatcattCGCATCCATCCTGAAGGACGCCAGTCTCTTCGTCGAACGCTCATACGTCAACGGCCAATGGGTGTCCTCCAACTCCAACGCCACATTCAATGTCACGAACCCCGCAAACGAAGCACAGGTTGGTGTTGCCCCTGAGTCCACACTCGACGATCTGAACGTGGCCATCGAAGCCGCAGCCGACGCATTCCCAACCTGGAGATCGGTGCCGGGCCGTCAGCGTGGCCGGATCCTGCGTCGCATTGCCGATCTGCTGgttgagaacaaggaagacaTTGGTAAGATCATCACAGCCGAGAATGGAAAGGCCAAGGGCGATGCCGAGGGTGAGGTCATGTTTGCTGCCAGCTTCTTCGAGTGGTTCGGCGAGGAGGCGTCCAGAATCTACGGTGATATTATCCCACACAGCAGCGCCGCTGGCCGGACGCGAGTTATCAAGGAGCCTGTTGGTGTGTGTGGTTTGATTGTTCCGTGGAACTTTCCCTTGGCTATGGGTGCACGTAAGGTCGCTGCGGCCCTCGCTGCTGGGTGTACGGTCGTTATGAAGTCCGATGGACTGACGCCTTTTGCTTCCAACGCTATGGCTGTGGTCGCTGAGCGCGCTGGTGTCCCCAAGGGTGTCTTCAACGTTGTTACTGCGCTGAACAACACCCCCCAGCTTGGTCTAGCCATGTGTGAAtctgatatcatcaagaagatctCGTTCACCGGATCGACAAGAGTCGGTAAGCTGCTGATGAAGCAGTCCAGCAGCACCCTGAAGAAACTGAGCTTGGAACTTGGAGGCAACGCTCCATTCATTGTGTTTAACGACGCCGACATCGAAACGGCCATCACCAGCGCCCTCATCAGCAAGTTCAAGGTGACCGGCCAGACCTGCGTGTGTGCCAACCGATTCTATGTGCAGGAAGGCATCTATGACCGCTTCGCCCAGCGTCTCGTCGAGGAGGTCAGCAAGTTCAAGGTGGGCAACGGTCTGGAGGATCCTTCCGTGACCCATGGACCCTTGACCAATGGCGTGGCGAAGGTGGAGGAACACATCAAGGACGCCGTGAGCAAGGGCGCAAAGGtccttcttggtggaaaCCGACTGCCTGCCCTCGGCAAGAACTACCACGAGCTGACGATCCTCGGCGACGCCAACGATTCTATGCTGGTGTCTAAGGAAGAGACCTTCGGCCCTGTGGCCGCATTGATGAAGTTCAAGACCGAGGATGAGGTCGTCCAGAGAGCGAACAACTGCGAGGTCGGATTGGCGTCCTATCTCATCACAAGCAACCTGGGCACGTCGCACCGGGTCTCGGAGAGACTTGAATTTGGTATGGTTGCTATCAACACTGGTGTTATTTCAGACGCTCCAGCACC ATTCGGCGGTGTCAAGCACTCCGGTATGGGACGTGAAGGCAGCAAATATGGAGTTGACGACTACATGACTATTAAGATGATTACCACGGGAGGCATCAACACTGTGTACACGCGGTTGTAG
- a CDS encoding epoxide hydrolase family protein (predicted hydrolases or acyltransferases (alpha/beta hydrolase superfamily)), translated as MSLPFSQFPSTARITPHAFKVFIPQEQLTDLHTLVKLSKLGPLTYENSHSDARFGITSVWLTEIREKWLNDFDWKACEARINDFPQFKTEIEDIQLHFAALFSEKPDAVPIVLLHGWPGSFLEFLPLLQLFRDEFTPSTLPYHLIVPSLPGYGFSSGPPVDRNYTTHDAARVIDKLMKDLGFESGYIAQGGDIGSRVSRFLAVDHDSCKVNFCAIATPPKGVPEESLTASEKKGLGRRQEFLTSGLAYAFEHATRPSTIGHILSSSPLALLAWIGEKFLTWVDEPLPSQTILEFVTLYWLTDTFPRGIYPYREELPISPEGNPLRYIHKPLGFSYFPVELFPVPKSWVETTGNLVFWREHQRGGHFAALEKPKELKADLAEFVEQIWSSI; from the exons ATGTCTCTACCGTTCAGCCAATTCCCCTCCACGGCGAGGATTACCCCACACGCCTTCAAGGTGTTCATTCCTCAGGAACAGCTTACCGATCTCCACACATTGGTAAAGCTATCAAAGCTAGGCCCTCTGACATACGAGAATTCTCACTCAGACGCCCGCTTCGGCATCACTTCCGTATGGCTCACCGAGATCCGAGAAAAATGGCTTAATGACTTCGATTG GAAAGCATGCGAAGCTCGGATCAACGACTTCCCTCAATTCAAAACCGAGATTGAAGATATCCAGCTGCATTTCGCAGCCCTCTTCTCCGAGAAACCGGATGCAGTGCCCATCGTGCTGCTTCATGGATGGCCTG GAAGCTTCTTGGaatttcttcctctgctccAGCTGTTCCGGGATGAGTTCACTCCCAGCACCCTGCCGTATCATCTCATAGTCCCGTCTCTGCCGGGCTATGGCTTCTCTTCTGGTCCTCCAGTGGATAGGAACTATACCACTCACGATGCCGCTCGAGTCATCGACAAATTGATGAAGGACCTGGGATTCGAAAGTGGGTATATTGCCCAAGGAGGCGATATCGGAAGCCGGGTATCAAGATTTCTGGCAGTAGACCATGACAGCTGTAAAG TGAACTTCTGTGCGATAGCGACACCCCCAAAGGGAGTACCTGAGGAGAGCCTCACTGCCTCCGAGAAGAAAGGACTCGGACGAAGACAGGAATTCCTGACCTCGGGCCTCGCATATGCTTTTGAGCATGCCACTAGACCAAGTACCATCGGGCATATCCTCTCTTCAAGCCCTCTTGCTTTGCTCGCATG GATCGGAGAGAAATTCCTCACCTGGGTAGACGAGCCTCTTCCCTCCCAGACGATTCTGGAGTTTGTCACTCTGTATTGGCTGACTGACACTTTTCCTCGAGGGATTTACCCTTATCGAGAG GAACTTCCCATATCCCCGGAAGGGAATCCCCTGCGGTACATTCATAAACCACTTGGGTTTTCCTATTTCCCTGTTGAACTTTTCCCCGTGCCCAAGAGCTGGGTTGAGACGACGGGGAATTTGGTCTTTTGGAGGGAACACCAACGG GGAGGGCATTTCGCGGCTCTTGAGAAACCTAAGGAGTTAAAGGCTGACTTGGCGGAGTTTGTGGAGCAGATTTGGAGTAGTATATAA
- a CDS encoding DUF1917 domain-containing protein (predicted protein) yields the protein MSTFLTSRVFMKPKGSEDEKSRLEYLSQTYDPEPYWENIHPKLYSTIQHDSLAASKQQPIPETNPTTNKPKTHPNTNIQFEPETPTSTTFHNARKPNETVQDFLTRLPPSVTASADVGPWIYVDNPGAGQEEKDIAGLVGRGTEMLRAFEAKKVTIEVEMEGASALARGRKLVPLRRGLEGEIFALARETGVVSGKWMLFLGEEVVDRVWGIVVEETVEGRLGVAAKVATREEGGKARLLAIYTKDFGDVEDVRRILERLVEVGLVKREERPIYYKCDAYTYLEITSGNSYGLKASLFSSREVLERKV from the exons ATGAGTACTTTTCTGACGAGTCGAGTTTTTATG AAACCAAAAGGCTCCGAAGACGAAAAATCCCGTCTAGAGTACCTTTCCCAGACCTACGACCCAGAACCCTACTGGGAAAACATCCATCCAAAGCTCTATTCCACAATCCAACACGACTCCCTCGCAGCCTCTAAACAACAACCCATCCCAGAAACCAACCCCACAAccaacaaacccaaaacacaCCCCAACACCAATATCCAATTCGAGCCTGAAACACCAACATCCACGACCTTCCACAACGCCCGAAAACCCAACGAGACTGTTCAGGACTTCCTTACCCGGTTACCGCCTTCTGTGACGGCGTCGGCGGATGTTGGGCCGTGGATCTATGTCGATAATCCCGGTGCAGggcaggaggagaaggatatTGCGGGGTTGGTTGGTCGGGGGACGGAGATGTTGAGGGCGTTTGAGGCGAAAAAGGTTACTATTGaggtggagatggagggggCGTCTGCGCTGGCGAGGGGCCGGAAGTTGGTGCCGTTGCGGCgggggttggagggggagatTTTCGCGTTGGCCAGGGAGACTGGGGTGGTTTCGGGGAAGTGGATGTTGTTTCttggggaggaggttgtcgatcGTGTTTGGGGGATTGTTGTGGAGGAGACGGTCGAGGGGAGGTTGGGCGTTGCGGCGAAGGTGGCCACGCGTGAAGAGGGTGGGAAGGCGAGGTTGTTGGCTATCTATACAAAGGATtttggggatgtggaggatgtgCGGAGGATTTTGGAgaggttggtggaggtgggatTGGtcaagagggaggagaggccCATTTATTATAAGTGTGATGCTTATACTTATCTGGAGATTACGAGTGGGAATTCGTATGGCTTGAAGGCGAGTCTGTTTTCTAGTAGGGAGGTTCTGGAGAGAAAGGTTTGA